In a genomic window of Saccharothrix sp. HUAS TT1:
- a CDS encoding S8 family serine peptidase translates to MGEFRAPWTRLAGAVGVGVVAAALAVAPAQAAEASIRDAGSPTAVPGSYIVVLEDGVGAEAVAERADVRVTHRYRSALNGFAAVMSERAAKRLAADPAVAYVAQDQRVQVTADQPNPPSWGLDRVDQRDLPLNANYSYATTAGNVHAYIIDTGIRATHVDFGGRASFDVNTTGDGNNTDCNGHGTHVAGTVGGSAHGVAKGVRLHGVKVLTCGGSGTIAGVVAGVDWVTANAQKPAVANMSLGGGANDALDAAVRRSIASGVTYAVASGNSNADACGFSPARVAEAITVNASDRGDTRASFSNWGTCSDVFAPGVGITSAWSTGDTATNTISGTSMASPHVAGAAALLLAGNPGASPQQVRDALVAAATPNKVVNPGAGSPNALLFTGSANAPQPGGDTLVRGEVLAAGQGKTSQDGRFTLVMQGDGNLVLYTAAGQALWHTSTHGTGATHVVLQQDGNLVVYTAAGVAKWHSNTYGTAADRLIVQNDSNVVLYGPTGQVFWHRMQ, encoded by the coding sequence GCGGGAGCTGTGGGCGTCGGTGTGGTGGCGGCGGCGTTGGCGGTGGCGCCCGCGCAGGCCGCGGAGGCGTCGATCCGCGACGCCGGCAGCCCGACGGCGGTGCCCGGCAGCTACATCGTGGTGCTGGAGGACGGCGTCGGCGCGGAGGCGGTGGCCGAGCGGGCCGACGTCCGCGTGACGCACCGGTACCGCTCGGCCTTGAACGGTTTCGCGGCGGTGATGAGCGAGCGGGCGGCGAAGCGGTTGGCGGCCGACCCGGCGGTGGCGTACGTGGCGCAGGACCAGCGCGTCCAGGTGACGGCGGACCAGCCGAACCCGCCGTCGTGGGGCCTGGACCGGGTGGACCAGCGCGACCTGCCGCTGAACGCGAACTACAGCTACGCGACGACGGCGGGCAACGTGCACGCCTACATCATCGACACCGGCATCCGCGCGACGCACGTGGACTTCGGTGGTCGGGCGAGCTTCGACGTCAACACGACGGGTGACGGCAACAACACGGACTGCAACGGCCATGGCACGCACGTGGCCGGCACGGTCGGTGGTTCGGCGCACGGTGTGGCGAAGGGGGTGCGGCTGCACGGTGTGAAGGTGCTGACGTGCGGTGGTTCGGGCACGATCGCGGGCGTCGTCGCGGGTGTGGACTGGGTGACGGCGAACGCGCAGAAGCCGGCCGTGGCGAACATGAGCCTGGGTGGTGGCGCGAACGACGCGCTGGACGCGGCCGTGCGGCGGTCGATCGCGTCGGGCGTCACGTACGCGGTGGCGTCGGGCAACTCGAACGCCGACGCCTGCGGCTTCTCCCCCGCCCGGGTGGCGGAGGCGATCACGGTGAACGCCTCGGACCGGGGTGACACCAGGGCGTCGTTCTCGAACTGGGGCACGTGCTCGGACGTGTTCGCGCCGGGTGTGGGCATCACGTCGGCGTGGAGCACGGGCGACACGGCGACGAACACGATCAGCGGCACGTCGATGGCGTCGCCGCACGTGGCGGGCGCGGCGGCGTTGCTCCTGGCGGGCAACCCCGGTGCGTCGCCGCAGCAGGTGCGGGACGCGCTGGTGGCGGCCGCGACGCCGAACAAGGTGGTGAACCCGGGCGCGGGTTCGCCGAACGCGCTGCTGTTCACGGGTTCGGCGAACGCGCCGCAGCCGGGTGGCGACACGCTGGTCCGGGGCGAGGTGCTGGCCGCGGGGCAGGGCAAGACGTCGCAGGACGGCCGGTTCACGCTGGTCATGCAGGGTGACGGCAACCTGGTGCTGTACACGGCGGCCGGTCAGGCGTTGTGGCACACGAGCACCCACGGGACGGGTGCGACGCACGTGGTGCTCCAGCAGGACGGCAACCTGGTGGTGTACACGGCCGCCGGTGTGGCGAAGTGGCACTCCAACACCTACGGCACGGCGGCCGACCGGTTGATCGTGCAGAACGACTCGAACGTGGTGCTCTACGGCCCGACGGGCCAGGTCTTCTGGCACCGCATGCAGTGA
- a CDS encoding helix-turn-helix domain-containing protein: MTFGELLRAHRLRVRLTQEELAEGSGVSVRAISDMERGRAKGPQRRTVEALAGVLSLAEQEFHELLAAAKEGRARRVASSVAPSALPPDVADLTGREAELAALAAVAERVRTTSVVVVHGPPGAGKTALAVRAAYRLASRFADGCFFFNLRGMDARPVHPSEVVHRMLLALGVEEKRIPASEAERSDLYRARLRERSTLLVLDNASDEAQVRPLLATGAGSLVVVTSRLVLGGLEAGARLGLEVLDPGESFDLLGAIAGRSRVRAEPVATARVATLCGHLPLALRIAGNRLASRPKWTIGHLAGQLVDERRRLSALTAGDLQVRTAFEMSYRQLGARAAVLFRRLSLAPGADFGPDVAAVLAGVDRFAAEDTLEELVDMSLLDTAEVPGRYAFHDLIRVFAGERLVEEEPAPVVGRARRRLVDWLLGTAVTAAGFFGPDASSAPSGPVGGQEDADAWLTAEAGNWLGALRLAAADGSHAEVLRLATAMHWYSDQRGRAETWVEVFTAGVAAARALGSVRDEAVQLNFLTWTLAVLMRRYEAAAALHAEAWRAAVASGDVKEQGWAVHYRSVAELRTGRLEEARVSARRARELFRRAGYPLGEHISSSCLALVLDGLARHEEAVRVHRELLVNVRSGKLDLAPVMAREMAAMLLVRTGDSLVRLARWPEVLAAADEALELLRATTAPSSRCDALYLRGLALHRLGDPVGARAELEAAAELVVAHRHHRSAVVLGALAEVHEALGDPVAAGVVRDRAAAVEPVAVE; encoded by the coding sequence ATGACGTTCGGTGAGCTGTTGCGCGCGCACCGGTTGCGGGTCCGGTTGACCCAGGAGGAGCTGGCGGAGGGTTCCGGGGTCAGCGTGCGGGCGATCAGCGACATGGAACGCGGTCGCGCGAAGGGTCCTCAGCGGCGCACGGTGGAGGCGTTGGCCGGGGTGCTCTCGTTGGCGGAGCAGGAGTTCCACGAGTTGTTGGCCGCGGCCAAGGAGGGTCGGGCGCGGCGGGTGGCGTCGTCGGTGGCGCCGTCGGCGCTGCCGCCGGACGTGGCGGACCTGACCGGGCGCGAGGCGGAGCTGGCGGCGTTGGCGGCGGTGGCGGAGCGGGTGCGGACGACGTCGGTGGTCGTGGTGCACGGTCCGCCGGGTGCGGGGAAGACGGCGTTGGCGGTTCGGGCCGCGTATCGATTGGCGTCTCGTTTCGCGGACGGGTGCTTCTTCTTCAACCTGCGCGGGATGGACGCGCGGCCGGTGCACCCGTCGGAGGTGGTGCACCGGATGCTGCTGGCGCTGGGGGTCGAGGAGAAGCGGATCCCGGCGAGCGAGGCGGAGCGCTCGGACCTGTACCGGGCGCGGTTGCGGGAGCGGTCGACGTTGCTGGTGCTGGACAACGCGTCGGACGAGGCGCAGGTGCGGCCGTTGTTGGCGACCGGGGCGGGGTCGTTGGTGGTGGTGACGTCGCGGTTGGTGCTGGGCGGGTTGGAGGCGGGCGCGCGGCTGGGGTTGGAGGTGCTGGACCCCGGTGAGTCGTTCGACCTGCTGGGTGCGATCGCGGGTCGGTCGAGGGTGCGCGCGGAGCCGGTGGCGACGGCGCGGGTGGCGACGTTGTGCGGTCACCTGCCGCTGGCGCTGCGGATCGCGGGCAACCGGCTGGCGAGCCGTCCGAAGTGGACGATCGGGCACCTGGCGGGGCAGCTGGTGGACGAGCGGCGGCGGTTGTCCGCGCTGACCGCGGGCGACCTGCAGGTGCGGACGGCGTTCGAGATGTCGTACCGGCAGCTGGGCGCGAGGGCGGCGGTGCTGTTCCGCCGGTTGTCGCTGGCGCCGGGCGCGGACTTCGGGCCGGACGTGGCGGCGGTGCTGGCGGGCGTGGACCGGTTCGCGGCGGAGGACACGCTGGAGGAGTTGGTGGACATGAGCCTGCTGGACACCGCGGAGGTGCCCGGCCGGTACGCGTTCCACGACCTGATCCGGGTGTTCGCCGGTGAGCGGCTGGTGGAGGAGGAGCCGGCGCCGGTGGTGGGGCGGGCGCGGCGGCGGTTGGTGGACTGGCTGCTGGGCACGGCGGTGACGGCGGCGGGGTTCTTCGGGCCGGACGCGAGCAGCGCGCCGTCCGGGCCGGTGGGCGGTCAGGAGGACGCGGACGCGTGGTTGACCGCGGAGGCCGGGAACTGGCTGGGTGCGTTGCGGTTGGCGGCGGCGGACGGGTCGCACGCCGAGGTGCTGCGGTTGGCGACCGCGATGCACTGGTACTCGGACCAGCGCGGGCGGGCGGAGACGTGGGTCGAGGTGTTCACGGCGGGGGTGGCGGCGGCGCGGGCGTTGGGCAGCGTGCGGGACGAGGCCGTGCAGCTGAACTTCCTGACGTGGACGTTGGCGGTGCTGATGCGCCGGTACGAGGCGGCGGCGGCGTTGCACGCCGAGGCGTGGCGGGCGGCGGTGGCGTCGGGTGACGTGAAGGAGCAGGGCTGGGCGGTGCACTACCGGTCGGTGGCGGAGCTGCGGACCGGGCGGTTGGAGGAGGCGCGGGTCAGCGCGCGGCGGGCGCGGGAGTTGTTCCGGCGGGCCGGTTACCCGTTGGGCGAGCACATCTCGTCGTCGTGCCTGGCGCTGGTGCTGGACGGGTTGGCGCGGCACGAGGAGGCGGTGCGGGTGCACCGCGAGCTGCTGGTGAACGTGCGGTCCGGGAAGCTCGACCTGGCGCCGGTGATGGCGCGGGAGATGGCGGCGATGCTGCTGGTGCGCACGGGTGACAGCCTGGTGCGGTTGGCGCGCTGGCCGGAGGTGCTGGCGGCGGCGGACGAGGCGTTGGAGCTGCTGCGGGCGACGACCGCGCCGTCGAGCCGGTGCGACGCGCTCTACCTGCGGGGGCTCGCGCTGCACCGGCTCGGTGACCCGGTCGGGGCGCGGGCCGAGCTGGAGGCGGCGGCCGAGCTGGTGGTGGCGCACCGCCACCACCGGTCGGCGGTGGTGCTGGGCGCGCTGGCGGAGGTGCACGAGGCCCTGGGCGACCCGGTCGCGGCTGGGGTGGTCCGCGACCGGGCCGCGGCGGTGGAGCCGGTGGCCGTCGAGTGA